The Plasmodium sp. gorilla clade G2 genome assembly, chromosome: 4 genome has a segment encoding these proteins:
- a CDS encoding apical merozoite protein has translation MYGKFLKGSIFYLCMLFPFFTCECNNIKLNDKENIIFESYFNKNTNEENVLNKKVGKEMDDRFVAHKSMELNINHHNINNDKDLKNNEYHDSYHNWKDRKFSDSLKRHMDDLKILNNDLKEHINKKERNERYDNNDLHKYIIKEIQNNRYLNKENKSSDDIKILEEHSKKLQREIHEWLESVNNIEEKSNILKNIKSQLLNNIASLNHTLSEEIKNINDIKELQQQQNNIFSENLLYFLPSSSDYVLNENKNNIKDNINNNHKYNIFNYLQNIQDKDNNNNHHHHNNIHSGHSTHNHILLTFIIFFLILLIL, from the coding sequence atgtatGGAAAATTTTTGAAGGGGTCTATTTTTTATCTCTGTATgctttttccattttttacaTGTGagtgtaataatataaaattaaatgataaagagaatataatttttgagagttattttaataaaaatacaaatgaagAGAATGTATTAAACAAAAAGGTAGGGAAAGAAATGGATGATCGATTTGTTGCACATAAATCTATGGAATTAAACATTaatcatcataatattaataatgataaagatttaaaaaataatgaatatcaTGATTCTTATCATAATTGGAAGGATAGGAAATTTTCTGATAGTTTAAAAAGACATATGGATGACCTAAagatattaaataatgatttaaaagaacatataaataaaaaagagagAAATGAAagatatgataataatgatttacataaatatataataaaagagatacaaaataatagatatttaaataaagaaaataaaagtagtgatgatataaaaatattagaagaacattctaaaaaattacaaagaGAAATACATGAATGGTTAGAATctgttaataatattgaagagaaatcaaatattttaaaaaatattaaaagtcaattattaaataatatagctTCTTTAAATCATACACTCtcagaagaaataaaaaatattaatgatataaaagaattacaACAACagcaaaataatatattttctgagaatctattatattttcttccttCTTCATCAGATTATGTCTTAaatgaaaacaaaaataatataaaagataatataaataataatcataaatataacatttttaattatttacaaAACATTCAAGATAAggataacaacaataatcatcatcatcataataatatccaTAGTGGTCATTCAACTCataatcatattttattaacttttataatttttttcttaatacttttaattttataa
- a CDS encoding 60S ribosomal protein L7ae/L30e, putative yields MTEDINQLKKKNNESNVSNDEEDHSVDDDVSINNDNKKSEKKKGYEKIIEEIKEENRNSYISKISEPILKKKYLKNVLKILDYIYYAKLNSSQILKTNNSLDEEKQKLLKKKLIVIGLTQVIKCIRKGYNGIVLIAIDVFPINIICHLPSFCEQYKIPYTFVTTKNKLAHLCKLKRSITCLFILKPDIHISTFEHTINEYNPKKKIHNYQKLYDKLISGVKKNHPFFQS; encoded by the coding sequence atgacagaagatataaatcaattaaaaaaaaaaaataatgagagTAATGTAAGcaatgatgaagaagatcATAGTGTAGATGATGATGTCTCTATTaacaatgataataaaaaaagtgaGAAAAAGAAAGGTTATGAAAAGATtatagaagaaataaaagaagaaaatagaaattcttatatatcaaaaataagTGAAccaatattaaaaaagaaatatttaaaaaatgttttaaaaatattagattatatatattatgcaaAATTAAATAGTTCTCAAAtcttaaaaacaaataattcattagatgaagaaaaacaaaaattattaaaaaaaaaattaatagttATAGGATTAACTCAAGTAATTAAATGTATAAGAAAAGGATATAATGGTATAGTTCTTATAGCAATAGATGTATTccctattaatattatttgtcaTTTACCTTCCTTTTGTGAGCAATATAAAATTCCATATACATTTGTAACAACCAAAAATAAATTAGCTCATCTATGTAAACTCAAAAGATCTATAacatgtttatttatattaaaaccAGATATTCATATATCAACATTTGAACATACaattaatgaatataatccaaaaaaaaaaatacataattatCAAAAATTGTATGACAAATTAATATCTGGGGTGAAGAAAAACCACCCCTTCTTTCAATCCTGA